One genomic segment of Vulpes vulpes isolate BD-2025 chromosome 2, VulVul3, whole genome shotgun sequence includes these proteins:
- the EDF1 gene encoding endothelial differentiation-related factor 1 — MAESDWDTVTVLRKKGPTAAQAKSKQAILAAQRRGEDVETSKKWAAGQNKQHSITKNTAKLDRETEELHHDRVTLEVGKVIQQGRQSKGLTQKDLATKINEKPQVIADYESGRAIPNNQVLGKIERAIGLKLRGKDIGKPIEKGPRAK, encoded by the exons ATGGCCGAGAGCGACTGGGACACGGTGACGGTGCTGCGCAAGAAGGGCCCCACGGCCGCCCAGGCGAAGTCCAAGCAG GCCATCTTAGCAGCTCAGAGACGAGGAGAAGATGTGGAGACTTCCAAGAAAT GGGCTGCTGGCCAGAACAAACAGCATTCAATCACCAAGAACACGGCCAAGCTGGACCGGGAGACTGAGGAGCTGCATCATGACCGTGTGACTCTGGAGGTGGGCAAGGTGATCCAGCAGGGTCGGCAGAGCAAGGGGCTGACCCAGAAGGACTTGGCAACG AAAATCAACGAAAAGCCGCAGGTCATCGCGGACTATGAGAGCGGACGGGCCATTCCTAATAACCAGGTTCTGGGCAAAATCGAGAGAGCCATCG GCCTCAAGCTGCGGGGGAAGGATATCGGGAAGCCGATTGAGAAGGGGCCAAGGGCGAAATGA
- the MAMDC4 gene encoding apical endosomal glycoprotein, with product MARGTTVLLPAGPPLSRAGQQTAQYLGPDLWSEGTGKVGAYLGQGPLSWTLLQPDVHPQHHGVGPANRQQVQKGLGAQSPGRAESACGATGRQPGKIATRLPSKHPVSWPPSPWEPTMPLPGHLLPALVLLLAGSPGRAWTPSTCRAPGEATCNFVCDCPSCSDETQCGYHAASPALGVPFACDFEQDSCGWQDISTSGYSWLRDRAGATLEALGPRSDHTLGTDLGWYMAVGIHRGKEAAGATLRSPVLWNAAPTCELRLWYHVAAGAVAELRLELTHRAETLTLWQSSGPWGTGWQELVVTTGRIQDDFRVTFFATRNATHRGTVALDDLVFRDCGLPAPQAHCPLGHHHCQNLACVAPHQLCDGEDNCGDGSDEDAYSCRHHIATDFEMGLGLWNHLEGWARNHSTGAWHPAWPHRDHSQNSAQGFFLVSVAEPSSPAVLSSPIFQASGAHNCSLVFYYYLHGSEHGSLQLFLQTENPGSPQVSILLRRRCGELGAAWVRDRVDVQSEHPFRILLTGHTGPGGVLSLDDLILSEHCQPVPELSSPPRGLWALALQPQPSSLPPQDFCEPGHLSCGELCIPPEQHCDFQQQCEGGEDEQECGTTDFEAPAAGGWEDASVGRLQWRRLRAQESGGPGTDAGGVAAGHVLSLQRAWGQLAAEARVLTPALGPSGPRCELRVAYYFHGHPQEISCNFERDTCGWHTGHLTDAHWRRIQSHGHGYDHTTGQGYFLLLDPTDPPARGPGAHLLTQPQAPSGPQECLSFWYHLHGPQIGTLRLTVRREGEAEILLWSRTSTQGNRWHKAWTTLHHQLGSGTKYQLLFEGLRDGYHGTMALDDVAVRPGPCWAPRQCSFEDSACGFSSGGQGLWTRQANATGLASRGPHTDHTTETAQGHYMVVDTSPQALPHGQVASLTSEVHQPLAQPACLTFWYHLSLRNPGTLQVHVEEAQRYQVLSISAHGGFAWRLGSVDVQAERAWRVVFEAVAAGTEHSYIALDDLLLQDGPCPQPASCDFEAGLCGWSHMPWPGLGSYSWDWSSGATPSRYPQPPVDHTLGTEAGHFVLFETGVLGPGGRAAWLRSQPLPATEASCLRFWYHVGFPEHFYKGELRVLLSSMRGQLAVWGTSGHLRHQWLEGQVEVASAEEFQIVFEATLSGQPALGPIALDDVEYLAEQHCWLPATTQGDTLLAASVPTVVGSALLILVLLVLLGLVGRCWLQKKGGCPLQGEMAAEASGFDNIVFNADCVTLPASLTDNQ from the exons ATGGCCCGTGGCACCACAGTGCTTCTTCCAGCGGGgcctccactgagcagggctgGGCAGCAGACGGCACAATACCTGGGGCCTGACCTTTGGTCTGAAGGCACTGGGAAGGTGGGAGCCTACCTGGGCCAGGGGCCCCTCTCCTGGACACTTTTACAACCGGATGTTCATCCTCAGCACCACGGGGTGGGGCCTGCTAACAGGCAGCAGGTACAGAAGGGGCTGGGTGCCCAGTCTCCAGGTAGAGCAGAGTCAGCCTGTGGGGCCACAGGCAGACAACCAGGCAAAatagccaccaggctgcccagcaaGCACCCCGTCTCTTGGCCTCCTTCCCCCTGGGAACCCACCATGCCGCTGCCTGGCCACCTCCTACCTGCCCTGGTCCTGCTCCTGG CAGGGTCCCCAGGCCGGGCCTGGACCCCCAGCACCTGCAGGGCCCCTGGTGAGGCCACGTGCAACTTTGTGTGTGACTGCCCGAGCTGCTCCGACGAGACCCAGTGCG GTTATCACGCAGCCTCACCTGCCTTGGGTGTCCCGTTCGCTTGTGACTTTGAGCAGGACTCCTGCGGTTGGCAGGACATCAGCACCTCGGGCTACAGCTGGCTCCGGGACCGGGCAGGAGCCACGCTTGAGGCCCTGGGGCCACGCTCTGACCACACCCTTGGCACGGACCTTG GCTGGTACATGGCTGTTGGCATCCACCGTGGGAAAGAGGCTGCTGGTGCCACCCTGCGCTCTCCTGTCCTGTGGAATGCGGCCCCTACCTGTGAGCTGAGGCTCTGGTACCATGTGGCCGCTGGAG CCGTGGCTGAACTGCGGCTAGAGCTGACCCACAGGGCCGAGACCTTGACCCTGTGGCAGAGCTCTGGGCCCTGGGGCACAGGCTGGCAGGAGCTGGTGGTGACCACTGGCCGCATCCAGGATGACTTCCGG GTGACCTTCTTTGCCACTCGAAATGCCACCCACCGGGGCACCGTGGCCTTGGACGACCTGGTCTTCAGGGACTGTGGGCTGCCTG CCCCCCAGGCCCACTGCCCCCTGGGGCATCACCACTGCCAGAACCTGGCCTGTGTGGCGCCCCACCAGCTGTGCGACGGGGAGGACAACTGTGGGGACGGCTCTGACGAGGACGCATACTCCTGCC gccaccACATAGCCACCGATTTTGAGATGGGCCTGGGTCTGTGGAACCACTTGGAGGGCTGGGCACGGAACCACAGCACAGGCGCCTGGCATCCAGCCTGGCCACACAGGGACCACAGCCAGAACAGTGCACAGG GCTTCTTCCTGGTCTCCGTGGCTGAGCCCAGCAGCCCCGCCGTCCTCTCCAGCCCCATATTCCAAGCCTCGGGAGCACACAACTGCTCG CTTGTCTTCTATTACTACCTGCACGGATCCGAGCACGGCTCCCTCCAGCTCTTCTTGCAGACGGAGAACCCAGGCTCACCCCAGGTCTCCATCCTGCTGCGCCGGCGCTGTGGGGAGCTGGGGGCTGCCTGGGTCCGAGACCGGGTCGACGTCCAGAGCGAGCACCCCTTCCGG ATCCTGCTCACGGGGCACACGGGCCCAGGGGGCGTCCTGAGCCTTGATGACCTCATTCTGTCAGAACACTGCCAGCCAGTTCCAG AGCTGTCCAGCCCGCCTCGTGGGCTCTGGGCCCtggccctccagccccagccatCCAGCCTGCCACCTCAGGACTTCTGCGAGCCCGGACATCTTTCCTGTGGGGAACTGTGCATCCCCCCAGAGCAGCACTGTGACTTCCAGCAACAGTGTGAGGGGGGCGAGGATGAGCAGGAATGTG GGACCACGGACTTCGAGGCACCCGCCGCCGGGGGCTGGGAGGATGCCAGCGTGGGGCGGCTGCAGTGGAGGCGTCTCCGGGCCCAGGAGAGTGGGGGCCCAGGCACAGATGCTGGCGGGGTTGCAGCTG GGCACGTCCTGTCCTTGCAGAGGGCCTGGGGCCAGCTGGCGGCAGAGGCCCGGGTCCTcacacctgccctgggcccctcaGGCCCCCGCTGTGAGCTCCGTGTGGCTTACTATTTCCATGGTCACCCTCAAG agATCTCCTGTAACTTTGAGCGGGACACATGCGGCTGGCACACCGGCCACCTCACCGATGCCCACTGGCGCCGAATCCAGAGCCATGGCCATGGGTACGACCACACCACAGGCCAAG GCTACTTCTTGCTCCTGGACCCAACGGACCCCCCGGCCCGAGGCCCTGGCGCCCATCTGCtcacccagccccaggccccctcaGGACCTCAGGAGTGTCTCTCCTTCTGGTACCACCTCCATGGGCCCCAGATTG GGACACTGCGCCTGACAGTGAGacgggaaggagaggcagagatactgCTGTGGTCGCGGACCAGCACCCAGGGCAACCGCTGGCACAAGGCCTGGACTACCCTGCACCACCAGCTGGGCTCAGGCACCAAGTACCAA CTGCTGTTTGAGGGCCTCCGGGACGGCTACCACGGCACCATGGCACTAGACGATGTGGCCGTGCGGCCCGGGCCCTGCTGGGCCCCCAGGCAATGCTCCTTTGAGGACTCAGCCTGTGGCTTTTCCAGTGGGGGCCAGGGCCTTTGGACACGCCAGGCCAATGCCACGGGCCTCGCCTCCCGGGGCCCTCACACTGACCACACCACAGAGACCGCTCAGG GGCACTACATGGTGGTGGACacgagcccccaggccctgccccatgGCCAGGTGGCCTCCCTGACCTCAGAGGTGCACCAGCCTCTGGCCCAGCCAGCCTGCCTGACCTTCTGGTACCACCTGAGCCTCAGAAACCCAG GCACCCTGCAGGTCCATGTGGAGGAAGCCCAGAGGTATCAGGTGCTCAGCATCAGCGCCCATGGAGGCTTTGCCTGGCGCCTGGGAAGTGTGGATGTGCAGGCCGAGAGGGCCTGGAGG GTGGTGTTTGAGGCGGTCGCCGCCGGCACGGAGCACTCCTACATTGCGCTGGATGACCTGCTCCTCCAGGATGGGCCCTGCCCTCAGCCAG CTTCCTGTGACTTCGAGGCTGGCTTATGTGGCTGGAGCCAcatgccctggcctggcctgggaagCTATAGCTGGGACTGGAGTAGTGGAGCGACACCCTCCCGCTACCCCCAGCCCCCTGTGGACCACACGCTGGGCACAGAAGCAG GCCACTTTGTTCTCTTTGAAACGGGTGTGCTGGGTCCAGGAGGCCGGGCAGCCTGGCTGCGCAGCCAGCCCCTGCCTGCTACTGAGGCCTCCTGCCTCCGCTTCTGGTACCATGTGGGCTTTCCGGAGCACTTCT ATAAGGGTGAGCTGAGGGTGCTCCTGAGCAGCATGCGGGGCCAGTTGGCTGTGTGGGGCACCAGTGGGCACCTGCGGCATCAGTGGCTGGAAGGCCAGGTGGAGGTGGCCAGTGCCGAGGAGTTCCAG aTCGTGTTTGAAGCCACTCTCAGCGGCCAGCCGGCCTTGGGGCCCATCGCCCTGGATGATGTGGAATACCTGGCAGAGCAGCACTGCTGGCTCCCTGCAACCACCCAGG GGGATACATTACTGGCCGCCTCAGTGCCAACTGTGGTCGGCAGTGCCCTCCTCATCCTTGTCCTCCTGGTGCTGCTCGGACTCGTGGGGCGGTGCTGGCTGCAGAAGAAGGGGGGCTGCCCCTTGCAGGGCGAGATGGCAGCTGAGGCCTCAGGCTTCGACAACATCGTCTTCAATGCG GATTGTGTTACCCTGCCGGCTTCGCTTACCGACAACCAGTAG
- the PHPT1 gene encoding 14 kDa phosphohistidine phosphatase gives MAAADLAQIADVDIDSDGIFKYVLIRVHAAPPSETPAEESKEIVRGYKWAEYHADIYDKVSGDMQKKGYSCECLGGGRISHQSQDKKIHVYGYSMGYGRAQHSISTEKIKAMYPDYEVTWADDGY, from the exons ATGGCGGCCGCGGACCTCGCCCAGATCGCCGATGTGGACATCGATTCCGATGGCATCTTCAAATACGTGCTAATTCGAGTCCATGCGGCGCCGCCTTCCGAGACCCCGGCCGAGGAGAGCAAGGAGATCGTGCGCGGCTACAAGTGGGCCGAGTACCATG CCGACATCTATGACAAGGTATCTGGAGATATGCAGAAAAAGGGCTATAGCTGTGAGTGCCTCGGAGGCGGGCGCATCTCCCACCAGAGCCAGGACAAGAAGATCCACGTGTATGGCTACTCCATG GGTTATGGCCGCGCCCAACACTCCATCTCCACCGAGAAGATCAAAGCCATGTATCCTGACTACGAGGTCACCTGGGCCGATGATGGCTACTAA
- the AJM1 gene encoding apical junction component 1 homolog, which yields MTRTDPPDLLVSTVYQDIKVAAPGPASRRPPCERSVAPPAVPAPFNKRHCRSFDFLEALDGVAMEARMEPPPPEPTAQRSRPRDADPRRRARSKSAPRAPPGLAPAPASPPVLPRRGREAQRTARAEASPHREPAYPALRALANELHPIKLQPQRGVPGRIAPLCAATGRCAPPEQPAGPAPHVRCRLDIKPDDAVLQHTARGSRSCGPSETTPWARAAPQFHGLTVPGPRHMALSRTPTPSDTYCADPRALYCDGPLPGPRDYTERRGPSFTTPPGPTQFFYTEEPEGHPSSFPASPGPPFDSYYGRPFPPEEPPVPSPRRGSSYYAGEVRAFPVQEPPSRSYYGEATRAYGPPCGPRYAPEDPRAHPALHHFYTEDFGRYRDRDALARTYPHPRSSPAWVDWGLRPYRTLQVVPPPDPGPLLASWHGGTGTSPPRLATDSRHYSRSWDNILVPGMRREDPLGRGRSYENLLGREAREPRGASPEGRRAPVVVNLSTSPRRYAALSLSETSLSEKSRVGEGLGRNWYVTPEITITDNDLRAAERPTARGWELPGGRTRPTPPSAPEAPTGGRQRSLEQLDELITDLVIDSRPPAGQAPEPPADGLGRQLRRLLDSRPAGPGAPALAPRSPPASAGSAEEPAGSGQAADASPEPSADEDDLMTCSNARCRRTETMFNACLYFKSCHSCYTYYCSRLCRREDWDAHKARCVYGRVGSVCRHVLQFCRDSGPVHRAFSRIARVGFLSRGRGVLFLGFPSPGSADNFLRFGLEGLLLSPTYLSLRELATHAAPLGSYARELAAAGRLYEPAECFLLSVSVAVGPGAAPPGSSARPAPAPRSPGPTVRKFAKVALAAGSPARPPPARGREPDMETLILTPPPGTAGLDQDGEAGRRAREVAFIHIQRELRLRGVFLRHEFPRVYEQLCEFVEANRRFTPTTIYPTDRRTGRPFMCMIMAASEPRALDWVASANLLDDIM from the coding sequence ATGACCCGCACGGACCCACCAGACCTGTTGGTGTCGACCGTGTACCAGGACATCAAGGTGGCGGCCCCGGGGCCTGCATCGCGGCGCCCGCCATGTGAGCGCTCCGTGGCCCCGCCGGCTGTGCCCGCGCCTTTCAACAAGCGCCACTGCCGCAGCTTCGACTTCCTGGAGGCGCTGGACGGGGTGGCCATGGAAGCCCGCATGGAGCCGCCGCCCCCGGAGCCCACCGCGCAGCGCTCCCGGCCCCGCGACGCGGATCCCCGGCGCCGCGCCCGCTCCAAGAgtgcgccccgcgcgcccccgggcCTGGCGCCCGCTCCCGCCTCGCCGCCCGTGCTGCCGCGCCGAGGCCGGGAAGCCCAGCGGACTGCGCGGGCCGAGGCCTCGCCACACCGGGAACCAGCGTACCCCGCGCTGCGCGCACTCGCCAACGAGCTGCACCCCATCAAGCTGCAGCCGCAGCGGGGCGTCCCTGGCCGCATTGCGCCCCTGTGCGCCGCCACCGGCCGCTGTGCGCCCCCGGAGCAGCCCGCCGGGCCCGCACCCCATGTCCGCTGCCGCCTGGACATCAAGCCCGACGATGCGGTGCTGCAGCACACTGCCCGGGGCTCGCGGTCCTGCGGGCCGTCGGAGACCACGCCCTGGGCACGCGCCGCCCCGCAGTTCCACGGCCTCACGGTGCCCGGGCCGCGTCACATGGCGCTGTcgcgcacccccacccccagtgacACGTACTGCGCGGATCCCCGGGCGCTATACTGCGATGGCCCGCTGCCTGGGCCCCGGGACTACACAGAGCGCCGCGGCCCGTCCTTCACCACGCCTCCAGGCCCCACCCAGTTCTTCTACACGGAGGAACCCGAGGGCCACCCCAGCAGCTTCCCTGCCAGCCCGGGGCCGCCCTTCGACAGCTACTACGGCAGGCCCTTCCCGCCGGAGGAGCCCCCCGTGCCCAGCCCCAGGCGCGGCAGCAGCTACTACGCAGGGGAAGTGCGCGCCTTCCCAGTCCAGGAGCCGCCCTCCCGGTCCTACTATGGGGAGGCCACCCGAGCCTACGGCCCGCCCTGCGGCCCACGCTATGCTCCCGAGGACCCGCGGGCCCACCCCGCTCTCCACCACTTCTACACAGAGGACTTCGGCCGGTACCGCGACCGCGATGCCCTGGCTCGGACTTACCCACACCCGCGCAGCAGCCCCGCTTGGGTCGACTGGGGCCTGCGGCCTTACCGCACCCTGCAGGTGGTGCCTCCCCCGGACCCTGGCCCGTTGCTCGCCTCTTGGCACGGGGGCACCGGCACCAGCCCACCCCGGCTGGCCACCGACAGCCGCCACTACTCTCGCTCCTGGGACAACATCCTGGTGCCTGGGATGCGCCGGGAGGACCCCCTGGGTCGGGGCCGCAGCTACGAGAACCTGCTGGGGCGCGAGGCACGGGAACCGCGGGGTGCATCCCCTGAAGGCCGGCGTGCCCCAGTTGTTGTGAACCTGTCCACCTCGCCCAGACGCTATGCAGCACTGTCACTGTCAGAGACCTCGCTGTCGGAGAAGAGCCGCGTAGGGGAGGGCCTGGGCCGCAACTGGTACGTCACACCTGAGATCACCATCACCGACAACGATCTGCGCGCTGCGGAGCGCCCGACTGCTAGGGGCTGGGAATTGCCCGGGGGCCGAACCCGGCCGACCCCACCCTCCGCCCCCGAAGCCCCCACCGGTGGCCGCCAGCGCAGCCTCGAGCAGCTGGACGAGCTCATCACCGACCTGGTCATCGACTCTCGGCCCCCCGCCGGCCAAGCCCCAGAGCCCCCGGCGGATGGGCTGGGCCGCCAGCTGCGCCGCCTGCTGGACTCTCGGCCCGCGGGTCCCGGGGCCCCCGCGCTGGCTCCGCGATCGCCCCCTGCGTCAGCCGGCAGCGCCGAGGAGCCCGCGGGCTCGGGACAGGCGGCCGACGCGTCCCCGGAGCCCAGTGCGGATGAGGATGACCTGATGACGTGCTCCAACGCGCGCTGCCGGCGCACCGAGACCATGTTCAACGCCTGCCTCTACTTCAAGTCCTGCCACAGCTGCTACACCTACTACTGCTCGCGCCTGTGCCGCCGCGAGGACTGGGACGCACACAAGGCGCGCTGCGTGTACGGCCGCGTGGGCAGCGTGTGTCGCCACGTACTGCAGTTCTGCCGGGACAGCGGCCCAGTGCACCGCGCCTTCTCGCGCATCGCGCGTGTGGGCTTCTTGTCGCGCGGTCGCGGCGTGCTCTTTCTGGGCTTCCCGAGCCCGGGCTCTGCTGACAACTTCCTGCGCTTCGGCCTCGAGGGGCTGCTGCTGTCGCCCACCTACCTGTCGCTGCGCGAGCTGGCCACGCACGCAGCGCCCCTGGGCAGCTATGCGCGCGAGCTGGCGGCCGCCGGGCGCCTCTACGAGCCGGCCGAGTGCTTCTTGCTCAGCGTGTCGGTGGCCGTGGGCCCCGGCGCCGCCCCCCCCGGCTCCtccgcccggcccgcgcccgcgccgcgcAGCCCTGGGCCCACCGTACGCAAGTTCGCCAAGGTGGCGCTGGCGGCCGGCAGCCCCGCGCGTCCGCCCCCGGCTCGGGGTCGCGAGCCGGACATGGAGACGCTGATCCTGACCCCGCCGCCCGGCACGGCGGGGCTGGACCAAGACGGCGAAGCCGGCCGGCGCGCGCGCGAGGTCGCCTTCATCCACATCCAGCGCGAGCTGCGGCTGCGCGGCGTCTTCCTGCGCCACGAGTTCCCGCGCGTCTACGAGCAGCTCTGCGAGTTCGTCGAGGCCAACCGGCGCTTCACGCCCACCACCATCTACCCCACGGACCGGCGCACCGGCCGCCCCTTCATGTGCATGATCATGGCGGCCTCCGAGCCGCGCGCGCTCGACTGGGTGGCCAGCGCCAACCTGCTAGATGACATTATGTGA